In Pseudoalteromonas tetraodonis, the genomic window AATCTTCAGGTGTTGCTAGTAAATCACGATCTTCACCTGGGAATGCACTTGCACGCATTGATGTACGTGTTGCGCCTGGATTGATGCAGTTAACACGGATTGGCGTTTTTTCAACTTCACACGCCCATGTTTGCATCATACCCTCTACCGCAAACTTAGAAATAGCGTAAGGTCCCCAAAATTCTCTTCCTTTACGACCTACACCCGATGAGGTAAATACCACTGAAGCACTTTTTGACTTACGCATTACAGGGAACAACGCTTTGGTGATCATCGCTTGTGCTGTTACGTTTACTTTCATTACATTTTCGAATGTTGATGAACAAAAGTGCTCCAACGGCCCTAAAGTACCTAAAATACCAGCGTTATTTAATAGTCCATCAAGGCGGCCAAATTGACTTTCGATTGTTGCGGCTAAATCACGATAGTTCTGTTTAGTTGCACCTTTTAAGTCCATAGGCACAATCGCTGGCTGTGGGTAGCCTGCATTGACGATTTCGTCATACACACATTCTAGTTTATTAGTTGTTTTTCCTAATAAAATAACGGTTGCACCATGTTTAGCATAAGTAATTGCTGCAATACGGCCGATACCATCACCTGCGCCTGTTATCAAAATTACTTTGTCTTTAAGTGCGTTTTCAGTTGCTTGATAGGTATGCATAAAAGTACCAATGTTTAAATTTTTTTTGATTTTAACATAGCAAATCGACAAGTAATCGAATTTATTACAAATTTAGGTGGCGAAACTAGAAAGTTTACGTTAAGTTTAACTGGTCTAATGTCTCATTAATATACTAGCTACATTATTTTAACTTAATTACACTGACTATAAACACACTATAAAAATAAGATTTGTGCGGAGAACACTATGAAAAAAATGCTACTCTCGCTCTCAGTTGCAGCTGCATTAGCAGGCTGTGGCGGCGGAGAAACGTTAGAAGATGTTAAAAACGATTCAGTTACAGTTATTCCAAAAGCTACGGTAAAATTTGACCCTGCAAATGGTGTAATTTCGGTTCCTAATGATTTATTGATGAGCGGTACGCGCGATGGCACATTAAACATTCCTGGTGAGCTAAATGACGAAAATGTTTCTATCCCTCGCGCTGCGTATGCAGATCCGCAACTTGCACTAGGGGCACTTGATGGCTGGTCTACGCAAGTTCCTTTTAAAATAGATTTAACGTTTCCACCGGGCATTAGTCTAGATGAAACGTCTGCAGCTTCACCAGGCTCAGTACGTATTTTTGAAGTGATCATGGGTGCAAGCCTAACAGATGCCGAATGCTCACAAGCACCAGCCGGTGCTGCATGTAAATTAGTGGGCGAATTAACCTTTGGTGTCGACTTTGTTACACAAGGCTCTGGAGACGCGGTTGCTATTATTCCACTTAAGCCATTTAAGGCCGGTAGCTCATACATTAACGTATTAACGACGGGGCTTAAAGATTCAGAAGGTCGTTCAATTGAGCCATCATCAACATATGCGACTGTTAAACAAGAAGCGCCGTTAGTAACGCCATCACAACTTGCGCTGCAAGGGGCTGTTAACAGCTACGAAAACGTAGTGGTAAGCTCAGGAAATATCACCAAAGACGATATTATTTACTCAGCTGCCATGACAATGCAATCAGCAGGTCCTGTGCTTGGCACAATCAAAAAGATTTTAGCAGCAAGCTTAACAGAGCCAACAATTCCAACGCCTGCGTTGCAAATTCCAACACAGCCTATGGCTAATGTACAACAAGCGTTTGCAATACAAGGTGTAACGGTGCCTGACGTATTCCAAGTAGCACAGTACCAAAAGGGCAGTATTCAGTTACCTATGTATTTAGGTACGCCGAAGGGTAAAGAAATCAGTGATTTAAATGATACTTACTGGCAAGGTATGTGTGATAACGCAGTGGCTATCATGGGTTATAAAGCGCAAGCGGGTGAAGCGTTCCCAACTGATCCTATTAGCGTTAACGATGCAACATGTGCAGCGTTAAGTGATGGACAGCTTCGTGATTTAGGTTTAGATAGCACGCGTCATTTAACCAAGTATAATGTTATTCCTAAAATGCAAAGTATGGCGACTGTGCCAGTACAAATTACTAAGCCTATTTTACCGGTTGTGAATGCATACCGTGCAGGCTTAGGTTTAGAGCCTTTTGCTGCTATGCCAGAAAATGGCTGGCCAGTAGTTATTATGCAACACGGTATTACCACACAAAAAGAAAGCATGTTGACACTAACAGCACAGCTTTCACTTCAAGGCTTTGCAACGGTTGCAATTGACCATCCTCGTCATGGCGAGCGTGGAATAGATGTTGATGTTGATGGCACAGATGACTTTAACGCAACATCAGGCTCTGTACTTAGTTACATGAACCTAAGCTCGTTATTGGTCGCCAGAGACAGCTTACGCCAGTCAAGTGCCGACTTACTTGGTTTACGTTTAGGCTTAAACTTCAGTGGTGATAGTTCACTCAATTCTAGAGATGTATCTTATATTGGCCATTCACTGGGCTCAATTGTAGCGCCTGCATTTATTGCACAAGCGAATAGCCCATTGGCTGATCAAGTAGACCCATTCTTTAAAGTTAATGCTGTTGCATTGGCAAGTGGCGGTGGCGGTATTGCTAGCTTCTTATTAGAGTCAGCCGCGTTTGGTCCATTTATTCAAGGCTCTGTACTTTCTCAAGCTGGAACTGCTGAAGCTGACGAGTTTAATGCATTCTTAAATGCTGGTGCGTTATCAAACTGTGGTGCCTTGTTACCAGACATGCAGGACTTCTTAAGCTGTGGCTTTAATGAATTTGCAGCATCGCTAACTATGGCGGGAGAAGCTGATAAACTGGCTAACATCAAGGGTGTGATGACGCAGTTTGTATTTGCAGCACAAACTGCATTAGATAGCGGCGATCCGACTAACTACGCAGCAACGGTTAAAGCACTAGAAACACCTGTGTATATGAATGTTGTTGTTGGTGATGGCACTGATAGTAACAAGCCAGACCAAGTTATTCCGCCGATGACTGCTAACAATCCAATTGCAGGTACACTGCCTCTAGCTAACTTTATGGGGTTAGAAACAGTGAGTACAACTCAAGCACCAACAGAGATGGGCGCTAGCTATTTAGTTAAATTTAACACAGGTCATCATGGCTCGGTATTGACACCGGCGCAAGATGAAAGACAGTCGTCTACAGCAGCGGGCAGCGCAGCAGCTAATGCAGAAATGCAATTGCAAATTGCAACTTATCTAGCATCGCGTGGACGTTTATTATCTGTATCAGATACTGATATTGTGACTAATTAATAATCAACCACTCAATTAAGTCTAAAAAGCCACTGTATAGTGGCTTTTTTTTATTTTAAAGCATGCTAAATTGGCTGAAATTTATAAACGGAGAACACAGTTGGAATTTTTATACGAGTACGGCTTATTTTTTGCAAAAACCATTACCTTTGTTATTGCTATTGCTGTGATTTTAACCTTAATTGTAAGCTCGGCTGTTAAGCCAAAAGCGAAAAAAGGTGAGATTGAAATTGATGACCTATCAGAGCAGCTGACCAATATAAAAGAAAGCTTTTTAAATAATACGCTAGGTAAAAAAGAGTTAAAAGCCTATCAAAAACAACAAAAAGCAGAGCAAAAAAAAGCGGACAAAGAAGCGCCTAAATCACGACTCTATGTTATTGACTTTAATGGCAGTATGGACGCACATGAAGTAGAAAGCTTGCGCGAAGAAGTGACCGCGATAATTTCGATAGCGGATGCAAAAAAAGATAAAGTGTTAGTTCGCCTTGAAAGTGGTGGTGGTGTGGTACATGGCTATGGTTTAGCCGCATCACAATTACAACGTTTAAAGTCAGCCGGTATTGAGTTGACTGTATCAATAGATAAAGTCGCCGCCAGTGGTGGTTACATGATGGCTTGTGTGGCTGATCATATTATTGCAGCACCGTTTGCAATTGTTGGCTCTATTGGTGTTATTGCACAAATTCCAAATTTTAATAAAATTTTAAAGAAAAATGATGTCGAGTTTGAGCAAATTACGGCGGGTGAATTTAAACGCACGTTAACTTTATTTGGTGAAAATACCGATAAAGCTCGTGAAAAGTTCCGCGAAGAGATAGAGCAAACTCATGTATTGTTTAAAACTTTTGTGAGCACTCAGCGCCCAAGTTTAAATATGGATTTAGTGGCAACGGGTGAACATTGGTTTGCAACCCAAGCAATTGAAAAAGGGTTAGTCGATACTATTAAAACCAGCGATGATGCGTTGTTAGAGCAACAACAGCAATATCAAATTTATAAAGTGCAATACAAGATTAAAAAAGGATTAAGTGACAAGCTGGCAATGGGTTTGAGCCATGGTGTGAATAAAGCGGGTGTAAGTTTAATGTCAAAGTTTAAGGCGTTAAACCCTTAATAATTTAATCACTTAAACCCAACAAAAAAGCCTTGTTACTTAACGAAGTAGCAAGGCTTTTTTTATGACTATTGTCAGAAATACTAATCAATAGATTTGTGGTAGTCCTCTAAATCTTTTGCTGCATTTGGGTCGTTAAAGATACTTTCATCTAGTTCACCTTGAATCGCCCCGAGTTCATCGGAGACCAGTTTGTTTAAGTCAGGCCACTTTACCTGACTCGTTTAAATTATCATAGTAGTCTGTTTCATATTGAGCTGGTGAAATATACCCAATTGAAGATAATAAGCGTTGATTATTAAACCAATTGACCCACTCTAACGTTGCGTATTCAACAGCATCAACATTCTTCCACGGGCCATTTCTGCGAATAATCTCTGTTTTAAATAATCCATTTATTGTTTCAGCCAATGCATTGTCATAAGAGTCACCCACACTGCCTATAGACGCTTGAATTCCAGCTTCAGCAAGTCGCTCAGTGTATCGTATAGACAAATATTGGCTGCCTCTGTCGCTGTGGTGAATTAACCCTTCGGGGTTGCCACGATGCCAAATAGCTTGCTCTAACGCATCAAGAATAAGCTCTGTGTGCATTGTCGTTGATACACGCCAACCTACAATGTATCGTGAAAAAACATCTATCACGAAAGCGACATAAACAAACCCACTCCATGTGGCAACATAGGTGATGTCAGCTACCCAAAGTTGATTTGGCTGCTCAGCAGTAAATTGACGATTAACTAAATCAAGTGGCTTATCTTGTTGCTCGTCAGGTATCGTTGTCTTATGTGCTTTACCCCGACGAACACCTTGAATTCCCATAACTCGCATCAATCGTTCGACTGTACAGCGGGCGACTTGATGGTCGTCAAGCTGTAGCTGCTTCCATATTTTTCTTGCACCATAAACTGACATATTATCCTCCCACACTTCGCGAA contains:
- a CDS encoding YciK family oxidoreductase, which encodes MHTYQATENALKDKVILITGAGDGIGRIAAITYAKHGATVILLGKTTNKLECVYDEIVNAGYPQPAIVPMDLKGATKQNYRDLAATIESQFGRLDGLLNNAGILGTLGPLEHFCSSTFENVMKVNVTAQAMITKALFPVMRKSKSASVVFTSSGVGRKGREFWGPYAISKFAVEGMMQTWACEVEKTPIRVNCINPGATRTSMRASAFPGEDRDLLATPEDLMPTYLYLMSDDSKDINGQSLDAQAKK
- a CDS encoding VolA/Pla-1 family phospholipase, which encodes MKKMLLSLSVAAALAGCGGGETLEDVKNDSVTVIPKATVKFDPANGVISVPNDLLMSGTRDGTLNIPGELNDENVSIPRAAYADPQLALGALDGWSTQVPFKIDLTFPPGISLDETSAASPGSVRIFEVIMGASLTDAECSQAPAGAACKLVGELTFGVDFVTQGSGDAVAIIPLKPFKAGSSYINVLTTGLKDSEGRSIEPSSTYATVKQEAPLVTPSQLALQGAVNSYENVVVSSGNITKDDIIYSAAMTMQSAGPVLGTIKKILAASLTEPTIPTPALQIPTQPMANVQQAFAIQGVTVPDVFQVAQYQKGSIQLPMYLGTPKGKEISDLNDTYWQGMCDNAVAIMGYKAQAGEAFPTDPISVNDATCAALSDGQLRDLGLDSTRHLTKYNVIPKMQSMATVPVQITKPILPVVNAYRAGLGLEPFAAMPENGWPVVIMQHGITTQKESMLTLTAQLSLQGFATVAIDHPRHGERGIDVDVDGTDDFNATSGSVLSYMNLSSLLVARDSLRQSSADLLGLRLGLNFSGDSSLNSRDVSYIGHSLGSIVAPAFIAQANSPLADQVDPFFKVNAVALASGGGGIASFLLESAAFGPFIQGSVLSQAGTAEADEFNAFLNAGALSNCGALLPDMQDFLSCGFNEFAASLTMAGEADKLANIKGVMTQFVFAAQTALDSGDPTNYAATVKALETPVYMNVVVGDGTDSNKPDQVIPPMTANNPIAGTLPLANFMGLETVSTTQAPTEMGASYLVKFNTGHHGSVLTPAQDERQSSTAAGSAAANAEMQLQIATYLASRGRLLSVSDTDIVTN
- the sohB gene encoding protease SohB; the protein is MEFLYEYGLFFAKTITFVIAIAVILTLIVSSAVKPKAKKGEIEIDDLSEQLTNIKESFLNNTLGKKELKAYQKQQKAEQKKADKEAPKSRLYVIDFNGSMDAHEVESLREEVTAIISIADAKKDKVLVRLESGGGVVHGYGLAASQLQRLKSAGIELTVSIDKVAASGGYMMACVADHIIAAPFAIVGSIGVIAQIPNFNKILKKNDVEFEQITAGEFKRTLTLFGENTDKAREKFREEIEQTHVLFKTFVSTQRPSLNMDLVATGEHWFATQAIEKGLVDTIKTSDDALLEQQQQYQIYKVQYKIKKGLSDKLAMGLSHGVNKAGVSLMSKFKALNP
- a CDS encoding IS3 family transposase (programmed frameshift) yields the protein MKKSNRYTSEFRERAIRLVTTQQHEYPSLWAALVSISDKLGCTPETLRAWVKKSQAQPSKPSSNTQSTEERLAVLERENKELKRTNDILRQAAAFFGPSGARPQTEVIVDFIDACREHYGVESICKELPIAPSTYYSHKQIQREPERLSNRKKRDAELIILIREVWEDNMSVYGARKIWKQLQLDDHQVARCTVERLMRVMGIQGVRRGKAHKTTIPDEQQDKPLDLVNRQFTAEQPNQLWVADITYVATWSGFVYVAFVIDVFSRYIVGWRVSTTMHTELILDALEQAIWHRGNPEGLIHHSDRGSQYLSIRYTERLAEAGIQASIGSVGDSYDNALAETINGLFKTEIIRRNGPWKNVDAVEYATLEWVNWFNNQRLLSSIGYISPAQYETDYYDNLNESGKVA